The Nitrospirota bacterium sequence ATCATGTTGCCTGTAGGTTCTCCAATAGGAAGTCCCACACCCAATGCCGCAGCCATGGGCTCTTCTATAAGATAGACCTCTCTCGCGCCAGAAGCCTGTACAGCATCCTTTACAGCCCTCTGCTCAACCTGTGTTATTCCAGAAGGAACTCCGATTACAACCCTCGGCGAAATAAAGCTCTTCCTGTTATGTACCTTTCTTATGAAGTATCGAAGCATCTCACCTGTCTTGTCAAAGTCTGCGATAACTCCATCCTTCATCGGTCTCATTGCAACTATATTCATCGGCGTCTTACCAAACATCTTCTTGGCCTCAGCTCCAACAGCTATAACCCTGTTCGTGTCTTTCTGTACAGCAACGACAGAAGGTTCGTTACACACAATGCCTTTACCTTTAACAAAAACAAGGGTATTTGCAGTGCCAAGGTCTACAGCAAGGTCATTTGAAAATAATCCAAGAATTTTATTGAGAAACATTTACCCTCCTTCTATTATCTTTTCAGTCCTGTTTTCCTGCTTAACTGTTTTTTCTTCAATAACCTGGGTCTTTGCCAGCTCGTCTCCGAGCCTCATACCCGTACTGCTGCCAATCATAAGGAGCCCCTCAAGGGTTAAAATTATCGCCGGGAAGATAAAACCTATCAATGGTATCACCATCAAGATGTATCCCACAGCAAAAGGGAAATTCCTGATTATTGACTCCCTGAAGCCGCATGCACTCATGGCCTCAGGATTGACAACCTTAAGCCCTATAAGGCGCTTGCCAATACTTCTACCATCGAAAAGGCCATCACATATGAGAAGATAGGTCAGGCCTGCAAAATAGCCGACCTTTGGAATCGTTTCAAGTAAAGCGCCAACAATAATAAAATCAATGGTCTTCGCTATTGTCCTGTTTAGAATGCTGGCTTTTGTTAATCCTTCCAAGGCCTTCTCCCTCACATTTTTCATACTAACAAATAGCCATTTATATTTCAAGGACTATAAAGGACCCACACCCTCACCCCAGCCCTCTCCCATCAAGGGAGAGGGAGGATTAAAGGATGTCAATGTCTATTTTTAGGAAGGGTAAATCGTAATGAGTAATGCGTGATGCGTTATGTGTATTTATTTTGCACATTACTCATTACGCATTACGGGTCACGGCCTTTTGAATCCTCGAGAACTCATGGGAAGTTGAATGGGAAGCCCCTCTCGGATCGGGCAGCATTGAGGAGTTTCTTTGCATAACCCTCCTCAATCTTAAAGCCATAAGCACGGGCAAGGTTGAAAGCCCTTGAGAAAGCCCTTACAGATGAAGATAATCCCTCCATCCCCCCTTTAGAAAAGGGGGGCGAGGGGGGATTTGAAAGGTATTGCAATTCTCCTGAAGCAAGGATGCAGTAAATCTGCCCCCTGGGGTCTTTTGTTTTTTTAAAAAAGGAATCTGCCACTTTAAATTTCTCCAGGGCCTTCTCAATGTCCCCGAGCATCTTGTAACTTGTGCCGAGACTCCAGAGTGTATAGGCATAGCTAACATTGTCACCTATTTTTTTATAGAGGGCCGTGGCCTTTTTAAAATATGAGATGGCCTCTTTATAGTCTTCCCTCATTCTTTTTGCATTTCCAATGCCACAGTAAGAATAGGCAAGGCCAAAGCGGTCTTTTATATCCCTGAAGGTCTCATTGGCCTTCTTGTAATACTTCTCTGAATCATTAAAATTTCCTGCAACCCTGCTGGAGCCTCCAAGGCCACAGTAACAATAACCTGCCCCTGCCCTGTTTTTAAGATGCTGATAAATAACAAGTGCGCTCTGAAAGCGTTTGATTGCAGACCTCAGGTCGCCCCTTATCCTTAAAGTGCCACCCTCAGCCCACAGGGAAAATGCAACCCCTTCTTTATCCTTCAGGTTTTTATATAGTTTTCTTGCCTTAAATATAATGTCGAGGGCATCCTTCCATCTTCCAAGTGCCCTGACAGAGAGCGCCATGCCTGAAAGGGCGTCTGCTTCAGATGTTTTATCGCCAATAGCCTGTGCAATCTCGAGGGCTTTCTGATAATAAGATATGGCTATTGTAAAATCGCCTGTTGCCCTTAATGTATCACCGAGGCAAAGGTAGCAGTCGACAATACCATCAATATCAGCTTTTCTTTTGAAACCCCTGAGGGCCTTTTTGTATAATTTAAGTGCCTCGCCATATTTTGCTGACGCCCTCTTCTTCTCTGCCTCCCTGAAAAACTCTTGATCAAGTACCAACCTTTCTCCTGACCGCTTTTACAATTTCCGTATAGTCCTCTGAATTAAAAAAAGCAGACCCCATTACTAATATGTCAGCGCCAGCCATAGCTATCTCCCTGACATTATCTACATTGACTCCTCCATCAACCTCTATTTCAATCCTGTAACCTGCATCCTCTATTATCTCCTTAAGCCTCTTTATCTTGCCAATGACCTGTGGTATAAATCCCTGGCCGCCAAAGCCAGGATTTACTGA is a genomic window containing:
- a CDS encoding RDD family protein, which translates into the protein MEGLTKASILNRTIAKTIDFIIVGALLETIPKVGYFAGLTYLLICDGLFDGRSIGKRLIGLKVVNPEAMSACGFRESIIRNFPFAVGYILMVIPLIGFIFPAIILTLEGLLMIGSSTGMRLGDELAKTQVIEEKTVKQENRTEKIIEGG
- a CDS encoding rod shape-determining protein, which produces MFLNKILGLFSNDLAVDLGTANTLVFVKGKGIVCNEPSVVAVQKDTNRVIAVGAEAKKMFGKTPMNIVAMRPMKDGVIADFDKTGEMLRYFIRKVHNRKSFISPRVVIGVPSGITQVEQRAVKDAVQASGAREVYLIEEPMAAALGVGLPIGEPTGNM
- a CDS encoding tetratricopeptide repeat protein; the protein is MVLDQEFFREAEKKRASAKYGEALKLYKKALRGFKRKADIDGIVDCYLCLGDTLRATGDFTIAISYYQKALEIAQAIGDKTSEADALSGMALSVRALGRWKDALDIIFKARKLYKNLKDKEGVAFSLWAEGGTLRIRGDLRSAIKRFQSALVIYQHLKNRAGAGYCYCGLGGSSRVAGNFNDSEKYYKKANETFRDIKDRFGLAYSYCGIGNAKRMREDYKEAISYFKKATALYKKIGDNVSYAYTLWSLGTSYKMLGDIEKALEKFKVADSFFKKTKDPRGQIYCILASGELQYLSNPPSPPFSKGGMEGLSSSVRAFSRAFNLARAYGFKIEEGYAKKLLNAARSERGFPFNFP